Proteins encoded within one genomic window of Macrotis lagotis isolate mMagLag1 chromosome 3, bilby.v1.9.chrom.fasta, whole genome shotgun sequence:
- the LOC141516999 gene encoding olfactory receptor 4P4-like, translating to MGAMSNVTEFILFGLSYDPNIQMFCFIFFLFCYISLLIGNFVILISIHCSHLFHQPMYYFLSHLSSMDIYYTSTVTPKLIGNLLSERKTISYDYCMIQVFTLHFFGIIEVFILTTMAFDRYVAICKPLHYMVIMSRKKCNLLVLTAWVGGAAHSFPQLAMTLNLPFCGPNEIDHYFCDIFPLLKIACTDTYLTGIFVVISSGIISTIIFIILFASYAIILWTLRTHSAEGRRKALSTCGSHFTVVVLFFVPAIFSYLRPPTTYPEDKVFALFYTIIAPMFNPLIYTLRNTEMKNAMRKVWCQRLWGKGNLNKLH from the coding sequence ATGGGGGCTATGAGTAATGTCACAGAATTCATTTTGTTTGGACTTTCCTATGACCCAAACATACagatgttttgttttatcttctttttattctgttaTATCAGTCTCCTCATCGGAAACTTTGTAATTCTCATCTCTATCCATTGTAGCCACCTTTTCCACCAACCAATGTACTATTTTCTCAGTCACTTGTCTTCTATGGATATCTACTATACTTCCACTGTTACACCAAAATTAATTGGGAATCTATTAAGTGAGAGAAAAACCATCTCCTATGATTATTGTATGATACAAGTCTTTACTCTACATTTTTTTGGTATTATTGAGGTATTTATTCTTACCACAATGGCTTTTGATCGCTATGTTGCCATCTGTAAACCTCTCCACTACATGGTTATCATGAGCAGAAAGAAGTGCAATCTCCTTGTTTTGACTGCTTGGGTTGGTGGGGCTGCTCACTCCTTTCCTCAGTTAGCCATGACTCTCAACTTACCTTTCTGTGGTCCCAATGAGATTGATCACTATTTTTGTGACATCTTCCCCTTATTGAAAATTGCCTGCACAGATACTTACCTCACTGGTATTTTTGTGGTCATCAGTTCAGGGATAATTTCCAcgataatttttattatcttatttgcttCTTATGCCATTATATTATGGACCCTACGTACACATTCAGCTGAAGGACGGAGGAAAGCTCTCTCCACCTGTGGGTCTCACTTCACAGTTGTGGTCTTGTTTTTTGTACCTGCCATTTTTTCCTACCTTCGACCTCCCACCACCTACCCAGAGGATAAAGTGTTTGCTCTATTTTATACCATCATTGCTCCAATGTTCAACCCTTTAATTTATACTTTAAGAAATACTGAGATGAAAAATGCCATGAGAAAAGTGTGGTGTCAAAGGCTTTGGGGAAAAGGAAATCTAAataaattacattaa